Below is a window of Humulus lupulus chromosome 2, drHumLupu1.1, whole genome shotgun sequence DNA.
GAGCATGCATTGGCTGCCACTGAGCATGCAAATCATTAACGACAATTAGCAGTAAAAATCCAAGCGTCGAGTAGCCGTCGAGCATGCATCGAGTTTTATTCGTTAATTTAGCTAGTAACAGAATTATTAGGCATCATGTATGCCTCGACAACCATCGAGCAAGAAACAATACCCATCGAGCACACTAAAAACCAGAATGAAAATGCACACCATCAAGCCTGCATCGAGTAaacatcgagcatgcatgaaaacaTGCAAAATCACACTACCATCAAGCTTATATCGAACAGGCATTGAGTAACAATCGAGCATGTATGAAAACATGCAAAATCAAACTACCATCGAGCTTATATCGAGCATTCATCGAGTAACAATCGAGTATGTATGAATCGTGAGAATGCACATGACCATCGAGTCATCATCGAGTAACAATCGAGCATGTATGAAAACATGAAAAATCACACTTCCATCGAGCTTATATCGAGTAACCATTGAGCATGCATGAAATCGTGacaatgcacattaccatcgagcttgcatcgagtagGCATCGAGTAACAATCGAGCAAGCATGTAACCATAAAAAATAATGTGTCATCGAACAGGCATCGAGCACaactcaaacccagaaaaattgcaGAAAATGCAAAtcgacaaaaaacaaaaaaaatgtgcaaatattgctcagatctattcaaaatgcccaaaaaatttacaaaaaacatcactaatccaagtatttaagaaaaaattactTACCTATAAGTTTTTATTCCAaaattcctcaaaatttactttggTCTTGATCTTTACAAATGACTTCCTCTTAGGGAGGAGCTCGGGTGTTGGTAGTGCTCAGATCTCTACATGTGGTGCTCTTAGTAGTGCTGTGAGgtgagtgagagagagtgaaccaagagagagagggagaaacgAGAATATGGAGGGGAAGAGGGTATGAGAATTGTGAGAGATGCAATTTGAGTACTGTCAAAAATTTTGACATTATTTTGAAATGATTAAAAAACATAGCATATTTTTTAACTTAATACCCTAGATTAACCATAAAAGTTCAAATTTCCCAATAGTATTCCTCATTCTGTTTAAAAAATAGTAAGGCCAACGTGGAACTCTATTCAGAGTCTTATAATGACGTGAGTTAGTCTACAAGCCGTAATACTATTTGTGGACAGGAAATGGGACAAGGACCCCATCCCATTCCCTCTGTCCACCAATTAAAGGGGGTAGTATATGTGTGCTTGCTTTGGCAGTGACTTGTGAGCTTCTACAAGTCATCAGTAATTAGCTTAGTACAGTACTACAATTTTTATAGAAGTAGAAAAGAAACAATGGGTGTTCTCAAAGAAGCCATGGCAGACGCAATTCTGACCTCTATGTGGATCTTCAGCATACCCTTCTCAAGGATTTTGACCTCCATCTTCGTTTCGTACATGGGTATTCAATTAAAGTCTTTCTCAGGACTTTTCACATCCACCATCGTTACATCTCTTCGTCTCCTAACCTTCAACTTGATCTCCAGAGCCCTAGGTGGAGCCAACTTCAACCCCTCCACGGCCACCGCCTTCTACGTCGCCGGCCTCAAATCCGATGTCTCTCTCATCTCCATGGCGGCCCGGTTCCCGGCTCAGGCTGCCGGCGGAGTTGCCGGAGTCAAGGCACTCCTGAAACTCATGCCAAAAGAGTACAAAGGTTTTCTCAGAGGCCCTTCTCTGAAAGTTGATTTGCACACAGGGGCCGCAGCCGAAGGGGTCTTGACTTTTGTGTTTTGCTTTTCGGTCCTTATGGTGGTGGTGAGAGGCCCCAAAAGTCCGATTCTGAAAGTATGGTCGCTTTCGTATGTGACCACCGGGTTGTACATTTTGGGCTCTAGGTATAGTGGGCCTTCCATGAATCCGGCTAATGCATTTGGTTGGGCTTATGAAAATAACTTGCATAACACTTGGGAACACTTCTTTGTTTATTGGGTTTGCTCCATCGCTGGAGCCATTGTTGCTGCCTGTTTTTTTCGTGTTTTGTCTCCAAAACCAGTGATTAAGtctaagaagaagaaagagtagaAAGAGGCAGTTGTATGTGCCTTGTTTTATGTAACTACGGATCAAAATAACATTCTGTATAAAGTGTTTGTGAATTGTGATTACCCTTGCttggatatatatttgagctTCATATATGTAGTATAGGAGTGTTCACATGCTATTTTCTTTGATCTAATTTTCCCTAAAAATGGAATAAACTGAAGGCTCGTTAATCATGCTGAGAAATATAACTACGTATTGTGAACTCGTCAGACGGGGGTATGTATGTGTAATTGTTTATTGCGTGGTATGCCGTATGCGTGTGTGTGCAATCTTCGCTACTTTTTATTAGGAAGAAGACAACTGATAACTCCAATATTGgcaaatagaaaaaataaaaaatctactGCGTCTCACgtctttataacaaaaaacaaaacaaaaatacatataaattatATAAGTGGTATTAATTAAGTCATGAGTACTCACATGTAGGGCCGACTTAATATTTTAAAAGGCATTAGGTATATTAGTATTTTAAAGTAAagaaaaaattaagtttttatagtATACTAGTATTATATAGAAATGACAACAatgttatatatttttaatttttcattatTACTGTGAAAATGAGTCAACGATGGTAAATACATTATCGTAAATTAAAACCAATTCTTACCATAAATAAAATGTCTCCTTATTAATATTCTTTTATCCaacccaataataataataataattaaaaaaaacactcATAAATAGTATATAACACCCAAACTTGTATTTGAATTTACAAGAGAAACAAAAATGGTGCGTGAAAAGCTTTCATATGAACAATAGAGTGAAGACTAGAAACAGATCTTTTATAAACTAACAAGTTTATAAACTGACTTATTATTTACTTACAATGCCAATTGTCATTGAAAAAGTATTGCTTTTATATTTTAATAGAGAAACACACCATATTGTTAGCAATTAAAAAACAAGATTATTATACCTCATAGTTGATttctatttataaatattttaataactATTACGTTTCTTTTTTTAACAAACAATaataagtaatttatatgcataATATTATAAAGTGTTTGATTTATTATTTGCTTATAATGTGAATTGTAACGtccaaaatttactaataagactTGATGTCtggattagtgtgccgggaaggcaaTAACTGGTTAATTGTATTATTACATGATTAGTCATGATATATGTGCATCATTGTTtgattgcttgggttatgatatgattagatatgcatgtttatgtgtattaaatatgcatgtgagtccatttGATTAACAAGagacatatttataattttgacccgttaagagcataaatgtaattatatgtgttatgactgagaccatattattgtggagatatatttgagatgtgtggtccgaggcggacctagggagcggattagcgaaataatcACAACAAGGTCAAATGCCCCGCTCaggatgagcctaggggtattttggggagttAGTGTGTGCTCGGGATTTACTACGTAACGAGTAGTTATTTAGCGGTTATTTGGGTATGCcgagattaattggggatttataggaatactcgagaaattagcgggaatgGGGGAAAATGACGAGTTTTCCCTCGGTGGCATTAAAAGGCTAGGGATttatctaggggcattttggaaTTTTCAGGCCAAAGGAGTGACTTAGTTAGTTGGGAACCTCTTAGATCACTTAGGAAACTCTCAACAGCACCTCACCCTCTTGGGGCCTTCGTGGTTTTGCTGAAATGTTGGGAAGAGATGTTGGAAAAATGTTTAGAGCACGCAATGGAATGGGGGTGGTGGACCCATTTggtacaacaataaaaaaattttcattattcatataaatagtttatatgaacaagaaaacatccagacaaaaacattaatatacaatattattaattatgcaacatatatataaatgtacaatttatatataacatataaatgcataaacatatgaatattcaagaacatgaacaattacctcttgaagcctatcaagtgtcattgaatcttttcgtatatttatcgataTTCATATCCAATGTTTTGAATACTCAAACTACGATCTTCCGAagtattctctacacctcaagatgtgtatgggcacatagagaacataagtttgcaattttaggaatcacaagtatttctcaacacatgagaacttggattatggtatgagaatgactagaataaagaagaagaagaagaagaaagagtttttgtctaacaaaaattctgagaactattctgaattatgTATTGTGTTATTGTctcttgtattgtttttttttctctttattctatattatatatagagaaacaattctattaccttattattcctaataataataataataataataattattattattattattattattatattatcatAATGAAGATagaaattgatttaggtaaatatataacttaccaaatttgaaaaaattattttcacattattaattaattaaataaaataaaaacaacactgatacaatatcagtgtaattggtacacgcatggcataatccttggactgtgtcatgcgtgtactgTTATATTGCAtatctcttttatttatttatttaactaaaataaatatcccacaaaataatatatttatctttttaaggaaaagatgtcaaccatatttcaaaatttaaattttaaatttaaaattcaaaattcaaattgatgatcatcattatcatcatattttaaaattcaataaatcaaaaactatttttgacttaccaattttattttctctcacccaaataaaataattaattttaaaaaaagtatttatttatttatatatatgaatttcaaaaattatatatttaaattaatagttatattttttaaaattaataattaattattcaacttcaattatcatataattgtatacttgactcTAAATTATAGTTGTAATACtagactagatatttattaattaacaaatattataaatacattatatataagtgtcgtaTGTATACAAATAATATAACTGTCTAActacataaaaaattataataacatttatcttctatcaagaataaacaagtct
It encodes the following:
- the LOC133815924 gene encoding aquaporin SIP1-1-like; the encoded protein is MGVLKEAMADAILTSMWIFSIPFSRILTSIFVSYMGIQLKSFSGLFTSTIVTSLRLLTFNLISRALGGANFNPSTATAFYVAGLKSDVSLISMAARFPAQAAGGVAGVKALLKLMPKEYKGFLRGPSLKVDLHTGAAAEGVLTFVFCFSVLMVVVRGPKSPILKVWSLSYVTTGLYILGSRYSGPSMNPANAFGWAYENNLHNTWEHFFVYWVCSIAGAIVAACFFRVLSPKPVIKSKKKKE